The Zeugodacus cucurbitae isolate PBARC_wt_2022May chromosome 4, idZeuCucr1.2, whole genome shotgun sequence genome includes the window tgcggattgtggctagacgttcatccaccggggtgaatgccaggactctgcgacggagtctctctcccaccacaaatccaacaccaaatttgcgctcctttatatggccgctgtagtagatgtcacaaggacccaccttcttccgtccttgtcccgtccatcgcacttcttggatggcagtgatgtcagccttaagtcgtatgaggacatcaaccagctgggcagaggcaccttcccaattaagggtccggacattccaggtgcatgcccttatatcattatccttaaaacgtttgcaggggtcgtcatcaaaaggggggtgtctcatccgaggctttcgtagatttttcattggggggtgtttttatgtggtgggtcccaaaccctacgcacaaccgcataagcgggcttcgccttctcactttagctcgccttcaaacggatgtctgttggctacccagaggatacttggtctaaaccggaagtcgtgagctgcttgaaccatgtggagaagaatcgtttctggccactcccaagtgagtgacaatcaaaaactttcctcacttgcgtgaacttctacacatgatcccatcctccatatttccagtcataacttcgaggtcgtagataatttcgtatacctgggaaccagcatcaacaacacgaacaatgtcagcctcgaaatccagcgcagaataactcttgccaacaggtgctactttggactgagtaggcaattgaacagtaaagtcctctctcgacgaaccaaaatcaagctctacaagtcgcttatcattcccgtcctgctttacggtgcagaagcttggacgatgtcaacatcagatgagacgacactaggagttttcgagaggaaaattttgcgcaagatttatggtcctcagaacattggcaacggcgaataccgcagacgatggaacgatgagctgtacgagttatacgacgacattgacatagttcagcgaataaaaagacagcggctacgctggctaggtcatgttgtccgaatggacgaaaacactccagccctgaaagtgttcgatgcagtacccgccggaggaagccgaggaaggggaaggcctccactccgttggagggaccaggtggagagcgacctggttacacttgggatctccaactggcgccgaactgcgaaggagagagacaggtggcgcactatcgtcgattcggctataaccggctaaacggttgcaacgccaatcacatacatacatacatacatatttccaatgtataactcgtacagctcatcgttcaaaAATGGGCCGATCTCTAGTCCTCTAGTGATCATACCGACATCTTCCCATTAATATTGATTGATTATGCGTTCTGATGGATTtttctttcttgttttattttcatcCTTCCTACCCCGTCTCTTATTATCaatgctttctttctttttcttttccatCATACTTTTTCAATTGTCCACATATTTTCAGATTCTTCATTACTTTTCCATCATTCATTTTTTCCTTCCTTTTCTATGAAGCCaaactttttagtttttaacaTTTCTGCTGCCTTTCTTCCTAACGACCCCTTGATCTCCATGAAGCTTTTAACAATGACTTTAGACCTTgcagcttttaaaagctttaagaaGCTTTCGTACTTGAAGCTTGGTATGACTTCTTTGGAAGAATTGTTTAGAAATGCACTTTATATGGCTTATGCgtgaaattcaaaaacaaacgaACAAAATTTAAGCCTCCAAAGGTATTCCAACTGATTGAGATCTTTCAACCGTTACATTGCTTGGGCCAGCCAATTCCCAATTTAATTACACTGTACATCTGAGAAATTTCTCACCCTCACAAGAAGATCGTTGCCACCTCAGCCATATGAATGACAAAAGTATTTGCGGCAACAACACATTACTTATTAACATGCTTCAAATTAACGGTTATGCGATGCCAGCACCATAAGTCGGTAGCGTGTCAAAGAACCCATTCAATTAACATATTAATTAGTAATGCAGAAGTGCATAAATGCCGACAAAGCGcgacaaattttaattgaaatatgcgAAATGTTTAGTCAAAATGTAATAATCACTTTATTGTTGATCCACAAGATCACTGGGAATGATCGTCCATGACAGGCGCCAGCGATCGCCAGCTTGTGCTTTCAAGTACACACGATTAATTGCTACTAAATTGCTTGttaatcataaatatatgcGCTAAAAATATCCACAGTTAAGTGACTGGCgaataaaatttgaaagaagCACAAAATATAAGATCGACAAAAACCAGTTATAAGTTAGACTGtggaagtatttttttattttgtttcatttaagcaaatttaatttagtgCAGCTGCTTAAATTGGCGTATTGTAAACAATATGAAGTGTGTGcagtagatatgtatttaaattgagcatacttttaggcgttctGTTTTGCTGAaccaattttatttgatttcaagaatcatttatttattattgcaatgATATGAACCTCCGCCTTGACTTGCCGCtttgattggccaccaagatcgtgcaatataatttttcctCTGCGGATATGTAAGGTCTAAAGTCTATGctgacaatcccgcttcgattcagaccTTGAAGCAAAACATAACGCGTGTCATTCGCAAGTCGcaatcgaaatgctcgaacgagtcatcgaagtTTGGActcggatggaccatctgagacgtagccgcagccaacatttgaaagagataatcttaaaaaaatgtcaaagaatAATCTTTCGGATGATAATCAACAtttccaattaaatttaaaatatatatgtgttgaAATGAATCCCCCTTTATATGTGATAGATACTGTAGAAGAAATCATATCCGATTTGAAAAAGATGTCTAAGTTAAAAAGTTATTTACCTCAAACTGTTCGATAGTTTTATAGAATACTTATGCTCTGGACTCTATggcttcaaaattttaataaatttctaaatatatgaaatataaatttcttccCGCTGAAATTTTACGAGAGTCGTCCCACTGCACTATGCGGAGAGTCTCATAATTGTAAAACTGAATCTGTAGATGCAATTACCGGCTGATCGAGAGTAACGATCTCTATTTGTTTCTCTGAAAGCAATACATCGAAACAGGTAAGGAGTAAATCTTAACATCTGTCATATAGAAGAGTTTATGAGTCTTCTTAAAACGATGCTGATATACACATATCAAGGAGTTTGTATGTctcgccaattggtaataccaagcgaagccaattacttctccacctggttcttcgaacaacctttttctcgaaaactccacgCCAGCAGCTGTAGAAGATtatgtagaagattgtaccttctctatttagctctgcagctcgtattattttctccagcatcagattaaagaaatcaaacgatagtgagtcaccttgtctgaaacctcgtccaAACGAGAGAGAGTGGTCCTtcacgatcctgacggagcttttggtgttgctcaacgtcagcttactcagccgtattagttttgcagggataccaaatatGGACATAGTGGCATAGAGGCCTTTTTGTGCTATCGAAagctgctttaaaatcgacaaagggatggtgtgtgtcgatcctcttttcacgggtcttctccaagatttggcgcatggtgaagatctggttagatgtagattttccaggtctaaagccacactgataaggtccaatcagtttgttgacggtgggctttagtctttctcACAGTACGCtccatagaaccttataagcgatgttgaggaggcttatcccacggtaattcgCGCAGATTGTGAGGTCTCCCTGTAGCCTATATTATATTAACCCGGCATATCtctctaaaacaacaacactgcttGTTTTCAACATTTGATTTGCACGCAAATAGGCTTgtgtaatttttgatttttggccacTTTTAGTACAGATTATTTATGTGAATGCACTTTAAAAcagtatactcgtacatatatatgtgtgttgtggaaaaccaacaaaaacaacaactaacttgCGAAAGTCCGTCGTAACAACAATGTTTTGGTAATATATGCATTTCTTCACGTCAGAAGGCAAATTAGCCAAATTTACCAAAGCACACCCAATTCGAACGAGTGTAAATGTAACAAacgcacaccaacacacacacactggcaataagtaagtatatatgtacatgtctcAATTGAGCACAAAGTTGAGTTGAATATTGCAgaaaaaaagttgtaatttgttattaatattcttttattattacaagaaataaacaaacagcAAGTATTGTGGTACCACACGCCATCTGGagcaaaataaactaaaaggatgtgaaaatatgcaaaaaaggaaaatgaaattCCTAACCGATTTGCGTCACAGCACAAACAGCTACAAATAAGGGCAGTGTGAAAATATAAAAGCTTTGAATTGCTTGGCGAACGTTAACACTTACATTGCAAGCAGCGAACTGTCGAAGAGGCCACACAACATAGTCAATGACAAAATTgccaaaatataaatactacTTTACAACGCGTAGGAAACAGGCTAAAATCATGAAGTATTTCACCGCCTTTCTCTGCCTAAgtaattatgcaattttttataattttcaatatttaatatttaaaaaaaaatatatttttttttttttacttttttaatttcattttttatgatctttaatattttttgtaaatttttttattttccatattcaaatatttgtatgtctaATAAACCCTTTCTACCCTTCTAATTTTCAGCTCTTTTCCACCTCACCGTTACCAAAACAACCAGCTGGGCTCTTATCAGCAATCAACACCAGCATCAGCAACATGgtcaacaacaacgccaaaaaCACTACTACGATGATAATTTTCCTTATGATCAGCAACGCAGCGAGCAGTGGAAAACTACTGACAGCAATAACCGTAGAGCGCGCTGCATCGACTGTCGTGACACGGAGAAGTGAACTGTGTTTTAGTTACCTCAACAAACTGTTGTTGGATTACgtataaaatgcatttttagaaaagaatattttttctgcatgtgaaaaaattatttaattttcaaagactGCTAAGACTTTGTGTTTGATCACTTGCATGCGGCAATTTGAAGGTCagcgaaatattttctttaagtcgttcgataaagaaatatttcgcatgctattattttttcgttttatgaaaaatgtgGTTTTGGTGAAAAGGTGGATAAATGAATTACTTTGCtgtaataaattaaagttagcaataatttatgaaaaaatatctcATGCtacaaaatttttactttatttatatcatgatatattttatatgtgtttttcattatttataatttttgaagcaattttaatgttattttgttaatatacctaaatacatataatttataataatataattttaatataatttttttcaagctCTTTTGAGATTAATTTTGACATTAATAACGTTAGGCTTTTGCTCCCGATTTTTAATACTTAGTTGCTGAATGATGAAATAGAAGAAGGCTTCTGGAGTCAATGTCATTTCAGTATTTTAGAATCACCTTAGTATGTTACTGACTATTACTATTAAAATGAAGTATCTTAATTTTAGGAAACATGACAATAGATCCCCACCTGACCTCTGCTTGGTCAAGATCGGTGGTTTGTTATTATACGCCAAAGAACGATGGTTATTTGTATAAAGAAAAACTGCATTTGGTTCAAGaatatctgttgttgttgttgtaacgattatCTATCCCTGACGGAAACGGAAGGCATAAATCTAGTTGacgtcgaggtcatctaacgggaggcccaggaaacatgCTGTTTCGACGGGGTCGGACCagagggaaaggggtgttatatgagtagggttcgttgggcatgcaaaaaggtggttagtgtcattcAACTCCCCTTTcgacgatctaaccctgttAGGATCGGTAAATACTACTAAATCCAAGATCATCTATTCGTGACCTATGCCCCCCATCCTTTGGAATACCGaactattatttaatatttataaaaaagacCATTTCTATAGAATACTTGAAGACGTCAGCACTGACaccaacaaattttaaaagttgcataaaaaaagttgcaaaatCACATCAGCTGTCAATTAGAATATCTTCATAAACCGAATGGATGGAGAGTGAATTTGAGATACTTGAAATGGAAGATATATTACTAAGTTCTCCTGGACAAGTTCTCTTTCGAACTCTGGTGAGGTTCATTTCATAATACAGAGATCGATCGGTTCGGCTAGTCATAGTTTAGCCTAAATGTTTTCAACATTTATACAGGAAGTAGATCTACAATACCCCAAATAGTTAGTTTTTTATCACGATTCTAAAAGCTTATATGCTGCAAAGTCGTTAATTATTTTCTGATACTAAGTagaagatttaaaattatttgtaacagccttatttaaatgtatctgAGATCTCTGCAAAAATTAATCCTTCTTTGAAATAAATCTATTGGCAGTTAGGGCTTctaaaaaatcggaaaaacgGTTTAgtcaaaataaagtaaaaaccaTTTTCcgacaaaagtaaaagcaaAGCTTAAATTTTCGAAGCTTTAATTATTGAGACATTTtactatttacatattcaatatGAGCTAGGTATCTGCGAAtcgataatttatttaaatatttatagtatatatagtgtattatatataaaagaatgTACGTAAAAAACCACTTCCATCGCCAACACTTAATCAAATCCTCGGCATAAACACTATTCAATCTTCAGATCTTGTGAGGTGCAACGTTTGAGCCAATGCATAACACAACGCTCCCTCGGCGTTGCCGTGAAACCCAAATCCGGACGCTTGCATATGAAAGTCTCCATTGCGCATTGATTTGCGAACTCGTGATAACACTCGCCATTAAACGCACAAACGGGGTTCAAATCAAATTTAGTGCACTGTATATCGCAATTGATTTTCGTTCCTTCGGTCTTCACTTCCACAACGACTGCATTAACCTCTGTTACCGGGGGTGCCACGTGCACAGCACGCATTGTACGCGCATGTGGCAAGTCGCTCATTTTCGGGCCACGCACTTCCGTATTTGGCAATGGCGGCACTGGTGTGACCTTTGTGAGTTGTGTGCGCACTTTTCCTTCGAAAGGCACAGCGCGTGCGGAACGGCTGTGTACCGGTAAGAGTTGTGTAGAGATCATGTGTTTTGCCACAGCGCCTACTTTTGCAGTATTGACCGGCAAAACTGCTTCCAATGGGAGCTCAGTCGTGCTGCTAGTGGTTGCTGCTGTATCGAGCGGTATACGTGGCACCAAAGGTACACGTGAGACCTCAGCTGGTAATATCGAACCGTAACCGAATAGTGGTATAAGTAGTTCAGGCTCGGCTGGGAGTAGGATTGTAGGTTCACTGGTAGTCACGGATGTGGATGGCAGTGTGACTGTTTGTAAAGTTGTTGGAGGTGCTAATGGTACAACTGTAGTTACAGTAAGACCCTCCGGTAATTCCGTGTTTGTAGTTGCTTCGGCGATTGTACTTATCTCGGTTACATCAGGTACTGTGGTGATATCGTTTGGATTTGCTGTATTGCTCACGTCTATAGCTTGTCGGCGTTTACGTTCCGGCACTGTTACATACATGAGTTGCTGCAAATTAATTGGACGTCTAAACTTTCTGGCTTTCGATTGTTGGTTATCTGAATATTGCAGATCCCAACCGTGTTCGCGCGGCTCATCAGCGTGTACGCCGCGTGCTACTAAACCACGCACATCGAAACCTTCTGGATTCAAACCTTGCGCAGCCAAGTATTGCTCGATTATCTGTTGTCGCAGGAATGCATCTGCGTAGTATGGCACTTTAACCTTAACCTTTTTAGGTGCTTGACTAACCATACCTAACCCAGGCACATGTACTGGCTCTTGCAAGGCATGCGGTAAAATTAAGCTGTATTCATCATCTTCATCCTCGTCATTCTCGTTCGAATCCGAACCATATGTTTGCTGGCGCCGTGCATTGGCACGTCTCTCCTCATTCTCATTCGAGCCGGAGCCATATGTTTGCTGGCGGCGTGCATTGCCACGTCTATCCTCATTCTCATTCGAACCCGAGCCGTATGTTTGCTTACGGCGTGCATTGCCACGTCTTTCCTGTCTACTTTCGTCCTCTTCACTGGAATCCGAGTCTGATTGCTTAGCCGAATCGGCGCGTCGTGCTGCACTAACATCAACTTGCCTGTATTGCGGCCAGTGATAGTCTTCAGCGCTGTAATCATACACTGGACGTTTGCGCAAATCACGGTCACTCGGCTGCAAATTCACTTCCTCCTCATCCAGCGGCGATAAATACATTTCGTAATCATTCGGTTTGTAGTCGAAGGCGGGATGATTATACACGGGACCTTGGCGACTTTGTGGCAGAAGTATTTGATATTTCTCTCCATTGGCATCGGTGACTACATACGGCACTCGAACTGCTTGCACGCCAAGCAGCGCTGCAGCGTGCAGGCAAATATGCAAGCGAAGaaagtataattttaatatttcgaagCACCCTGTATCCGTGTGCTTACTCACCTGCGGCAAATATCACAAGCAACTTCATGTTCTTCTCATCAGCGTGTTCGTTTCCACAATGTGCGGGCTCACTTCAAATGTGGGGTTTTATAtagaatttcattttaaaacaaCATGCTGAGTCAGTTAATTATCTGTACTGTGTGTTTCGCTTATTTTTAGCGCTTTTGGTGGTTAACACTTTTACTGTACTCGCATTTAAATTTAGATATATTGTAGGTGCGTGCAGCAGACAGCATTTGTAACTGGCGTCAAAAGCAATACTTACACATTCACGCGTGCTGCGCCGAAGCTTGTCTTCGCTCTCAACCGTTTCAACACTCGTTTCATTATCCTGCCTTTATTTATGTATTGATTAAATTTATGCGttcacactcatacacatacaaagaTTATAATAAAAGTGCGTGTtgctttctttaaatttttaatgtgtattgttgttgatttgttaTTGTACATTCTTTTCtcatataaaaatgcatatgtaGTCGTTACGGCGAAATATTCCACAGCCGgtctttcagtttttttttattttttgttgatccttatttgtatttttggacAACATTCCGCGTCAACAACTGATTGTAGTTTATTAGGCTGTTAACACAGTATAACATTTACTTTCCCATAATTTATTAGAAACGAACTCAGCAGACAACCAAGTAAGATTATAAGGTTGGCAATGAGTTCGCCAAGTCCAAAATTCTTAAAAACACGTGCTTTTTCGTTCCTAAGACTGATTTCAGTACAATCTGGTCTCCGTCCTTAAGCGGACTTGGATTTTTAGGCTGTCAAATACTGTCAGCTCGGCAGTCTTCCTAAAACATCAACTGTaatagcgaaaaaaaaaattattgaaggcTTAATTTATTGTTGATAAATTGAAGGTTTTAGCAGATTTCGGTTCTGACTCTGAAACATATCTCCATTACTCTCGtaccaaaatatataatattagcaGACCACTCCTTCGCACGtacttaaacaaacatttcaaaagttataagtttttacatactCTCCTATACATAAGTTGTCcatctctctgattatgaaggcgttgagaacgctcagagttcgacgcccttgTGCGAGCTTGTATACTTCTAATATTTGGTTCTTAAAGCCGCTGcgcacgctccgtactcgactctcaagcgcgtacttgggagtttttgaaattttgttcagcaagcagctgcgagcactcgttgctcgactctctggcacgcgattgtgaTCCTAAGAGAAAAGAAGAAATGACTTGcaggacgattttcagtttctgattaagattctccatcaaggagtctttttgatacacgcacctgggaactatttccagaaagttgagattttagcaataaatatagcctatgttaacaatggtgaaagaatttttaaaattggcacagtagtttttgagtttcttCATTACAGACAAAAATCCAAAAGTATTCTTGTTATCGTGGTATCATTCATCATACGCATCACTACGAGTTCCAGatataaaagaataaatataGCAAAGGATTAACCCAAattatacgatatacatatcaCAACGATGATCATTATTGAAATACCAAGGTAGCATTCAGGACCACTTTTCATTCCAGAGAGAGCATTGGTTTCAAAGTTTACGTGAAGTAATGCATCGGAAGCGATCGGGTGATCAATGGAATTTTCAACAAGTTTATGTCCCATTCGAGACCGTTTGCGGTTGAATTTCTACCAactattatgtatatgtatacgccTACCTTGACCACTGTACTCACCAGATTTGACGCCTTCTGACTTTTTCATACTACCAGAATTCCAACATTGGATTCTGTGAACCTATTGTGAGAAGAATGTTTAATAACGTCTTCTCTTTTTTCTCTAATAGTTGTACTATAAACCAGGGTCTGGTCatgtacaaaattatttatgattttattaaagtgGATTCTATAGCTTCAATTAAGGATATATATCCGTTTTCACCATCTTCCATCCTGCTCAAAGATACCTTGGGACACTACTATTGTTAGGAATAAGTTAGTTAGACTTCGCAAGGCTCATAAATAATCGCATaaattgaaatcgaaaaaaattcaaatttccatagATATTACGAAACATAGTCCGATTAAGAGGACATCTTCATTTTAGATATGCGATAATAATATTGATCCGAAAAACTGCGACAGTAATGATCATATTGAACTCATTACAAAGGGAGTTCCTGAGTTAATCTAGTAGATTGAGtcaattatgaattaattttaataaatttcaaaacactttaTTATCCATAatacttcaaaataattttgcacaaagttttaaattttgtatgaaagcaaaaaatagatattacaaaaatcaaatttattatttaaccgCAGCTACAGGAACCACGGCAGGAGCTTTGGTTGCGCTTACAACTGGAGCTGCTGCCGGTGCCGTTTTGACTGCTCCCAAAGGCGGAGTTTGAGCACCCAAGTTTTGCAGGTTTATACCCCTAGCCGCTAGTGTTTGCGCGATAATTTGCTGTTTGATTTCAGGAGTCACGAAACGTGGCACTTTCACCTTGACCGCTTGCACAACAGGACGACTGACGACACCAACTCCAGGTAAGTTGAGTGATTGTTGCCCAGTTGCGGGCAATAGGATTTTGTATTCCTCCTCACTGGATTCCAACGAACCCGTTACTGTAATGTATGGCAATTGTACTGCTTGTACACAGACGAAGGCTGCGTTTGGGATTTGGAAGAAAGGATGTTACGTTCAACTTGAGTCTGTCAACTTCAAAGTCGGTTGTTTTACTCACCTGCGACGAAAATCACTAGGTACTTCATGTTGTTAAGTTTAAGCTTTGCTCATTAATGTCTATAATCCAGAATGTTACGGCTTTTATATTGTAATCACAACAAATTGGACGCACCTTAAGTagtaaatttagttaaaaataatattaattttaccatTGTTTTAATGCTAATGAAACCTGTTATCAGTTGGTCTCGCCAAGTTCAATTACACACACCCTACTTCTTCACAAAGAAAAAACACATCGtccaatactttttattttattattatattatcaaCATATTGTTGTTTAACTGGAGATATGACTT containing:
- the LOC105209973 gene encoding uncharacterized protein LOC105209973 encodes the protein MKLLVIFAAALLGVQAVRVPYVVTDANGEKYQILLPQSRQGPVYNHPAFDYKPNDYEMYLSPLDEEEVNLQPSDRDLRKRPVYDYSAEDYHWPQYRQVDVSAARRADSAKQSDSDSSEEDESRQERRGNARRKQTYGSGSNENEDRRGNARRQQTYGSGSNENEERRANARRQQTYGSDSNENDEDEDDEYSLILPHALQEPVHVPGLGMVSQAPKKVKVKVPYYADAFLRQQIIEQYLAAQGLNPEGFDVRGLVARGVHADEPREHGWDLQYSDNQQSKARKFRRPINLQQLMYVTVPERKRRQAIDVSNTANPNDITTVPDVTEISTIAEATTNTELPEGLTVTTVVPLAPPTTLQTVTLPSTSVTTSEPTILLPAEPELLIPLFGYGSILPAEVSRVPLVPRIPLDTAATTSSTTELPLEAVLPVNTAKVGAVAKHMISTQLLPVHSRSARAVPFEGKVRTQLTKVTPVPPLPNTEVRGPKMSDLPHARTMRAVHVAPPVTEVNAVVVEVKTEGTKINCDIQCTKFDLNPVCAFNGECYHEFANQCAMETFICKRPDLGFTATPRERCVMHWLKRCTSQDLKIE
- the LOC105209979 gene encoding uncharacterized protein LOC105209979; the encoded protein is MKYLVIFVAAFVCVQAVQLPYITVTGSLESSEEEYKILLPATGQQSLNLPGVGVVSRPVVQAVKVKVPRFVTPEIKQQIIAQTLAARGINLQNLGAQTPPLGAVKTAPAAAPVVSATKAPAVVPVAAVK